The DNA region GACGAGGGCTACTACGCCTACTGCCCGGAGCTCGACGGCTGCCAGACGCAGGGCGATACGCTGGAGGAGGTGCTCGCCAACATCCGCGAGGCGGTGGCCCTCTACCTCGAGACGCTCCCGGAGGACGAGCGCAACACCTGCCTCAGCCGCGAGATCCTGACCTCGAGCCTCGAGGTCGACGTTGCCTAAGGTCCCACGGCTCACAGCGCAGGAGGCCGAGACCATGCTGCTCGCCGCCGGGTTCACCCTTGCGCGCAGCCGCGGCAGCCACCGGATCTACATGCGCGGCGAACAGCGGATCGTCGTGCCGTTCCACCCAGGCAGGACGCTCCATCCGAAAATCGTGAAGCAGGTAATTCGGGCGATCGAAGGCGACTGACCCTTTTTCTACGTTGGCGTCCACCCAGGCTCCGCGCGGAGCCCGGCGAGCAGCCTCTTCTTGCCGTCCTCAGCCAGCCAGCTCGCGGCGACAGCGTTCTCGACGAGCTTGCGGATCTCCTCGAACGTGAAGCCGTGGACGCGGACCAGCTCGCGGTACTCGTGGGCGAGCGACGTCTGGAACATCGCCGGATCGTCGGTGTTGACCGTGACGAGCAGCCCGCGATCGAAGAAATCGCGAACCGGGTGCGCCGCGAGATCGGGCACCACTCGGGTGCGGACGTTGGAGATCGGGCACATCTCGAGGGGGATCCGCCGCGCCTCGAGCTCCGCGACGAGCCGCTGATCCTCGGCCGCGCGGGTGGCGTGACCGACTCGATCGACGCGCAGCACCTCGACGGCGCCCCGCACGCTCCCTGGCCCCGCCGCCTCGCCGGCGTGGGCGCTCGTCCGGAAGCCCAGCTCCCGAACGCGCTCGAACACCTCGGCGAACGGTCCGGGCGGGAACTCGTGCTCGCTACCGCCGATGCCGATGCCGATGACGCCGAGGCCGCGCACCTCCGCGACCTCTTCGAGCGCCCGCGCCGCCCGAACGGGCCCGAAGTCGCGCACGAGATCCGCGACGAGCCGCAGCTCGATCCCGTCGACCCGGTCTAGCCCGGCGCGGACCGCCGCCGTGATCTCGCCGACCTCGAAACCGCGCTTCGCGAAGTCGGGCGGCGAGTAGAACGCCTCCGCGTAGAGGACGTGCTGGGCGCGCAGATCCCGGGCGACCGCCTCGGCGACGAACGCGAAGTCGTCGAGCTCGCGCAGGAGGCCGTTCTTCCAGACCCAGACGTCGATGAAGTGCGGGAAGTCGCGGTAGCGGAAGCGCTCGCGCAGGGCGCCGACGTCGGCCGCGTCGCGTTCGCCGTACTTGCGCGCCAGCTCGGCGAGCGCCGGCAGCGGGATCGCGCCCTCGAGGTGCACGTGGAGCTCCACCTTTGGGACGGCGTCGAACCAGTCTGCGCTATGGGTCGCCATGGGTCTCCGCGGCTGGTACCTCGCCTATCCCTTCTTCGTACGCGCCAGCACCGCCTCCAGCGTCTTCGCGTCGAGCGCGTCCTGCTTGCGCCCGGTGCTCCGCTTGTTGGCGATCAGCAGAGGGAGCGACAGGACATCCAGGGCGACGCCGCGGTACGTCGTCGCGATCCGCTGCGCCCACGCCTCGTCGAACTCCACGCCGTCGACCCGGGTGATGAGGTCGATCCGATTCGGCTCGATGCCGAGCTGAACGACCTTACCCGCCACGGCGAAGTCGCCGACGGTCAATCCGGTGCTCGAGAATCCGAACTCCGCGAGCGCCTCGAGCAGACGCGCCGCGTTCGCGCGCTCTGGCCGTACCCAGAAGTCGATGTCCTTCGTGAAGCGGGGCACGCCGTGGAACGCGAGCGCGTGGCCGCCGACGAGCAGGTACTCAACGCGCTTGCGGTTCAAGCACTCGATGAACTCGACGAAGTCGCTGCTCAGGCTCATGTCTCAGCTCGAGGTAGGCGCGGACACAGTCGGCCACGGCGTCGAGCCGCTCCTCCGGTGTCAGCGACAACCAGTAGTCCAGGTCCGCCGCGGCGGCGTCCTCGTGGGACTCGAACGTGCGGACGGTCAGCGCGCGGCGCGGCCCGGATGGGTTCTGTTCCGCCATGCGGGGATCATACCATCTCGGGCCGGTCGCACCAACGCAACAAGCTCTTCCTACAGCAGCTTCGCGAGGGTCTTGCCGATGTCGGCCGGGGTGGGGCTGACCGCGACGCCCGCGGCCTCGAGGGCGGCGATCTTCTCCGCCGCCGTGCCCTTCCCTCCCGCGATGATGGCGCCCGCGTGGCCCATGCGCTTGCCGGGGGGCGCGGTCGCGCCGGCCACGAACGCGGCGACCGGTTTCTTCATGTGCTCCCGGATGAACGCCGCGGCCCGCTCCTCCGCGCTGCCGCCGATCTCGCCTATCATGATCACGCCGTCCGTGTCCGGGTCAGCCTCGAACAGCTCCAGCAGATCCTTGAAGTCGAGCCCGCCGACCGGATCGCCGCCGATGCCGATGCAGGTCGACTGCCCGAGCCCGAGCG from Pseudomonadota bacterium includes:
- a CDS encoding type II toxin-antitoxin system HicB family antitoxin, producing MTYKVGVIIEKDDEGYYAYCPELDGCQTQGDTLEEVLANIREAVALYLETLPEDERNTCLSREILTSSLEVDVA
- a CDS encoding type II toxin-antitoxin system HicA family toxin, which encodes MPKVPRLTAQEAETMLLAAGFTLARSRGSHRIYMRGEQRIVVPFHPGRTLHPKIVKQVIRAIEGD
- the add gene encoding adenosine deaminase, with the protein product MATHSADWFDAVPKVELHVHLEGAIPLPALAELARKYGERDAADVGALRERFRYRDFPHFIDVWVWKNGLLRELDDFAFVAEAVARDLRAQHVLYAEAFYSPPDFAKRGFEVGEITAAVRAGLDRVDGIELRLVADLVRDFGPVRAARALEEVAEVRGLGVIGIGIGGSEHEFPPGPFAEVFERVRELGFRTSAHAGEAAGPGSVRGAVEVLRVDRVGHATRAAEDQRLVAELEARRIPLEMCPISNVRTRVVPDLAAHPVRDFFDRGLLVTVNTDDPAMFQTSLAHEYRELVRVHGFTFEEIRKLVENAVAASWLAEDGKKRLLAGLRAEPGWTPT
- a CDS encoding nucleotidyltransferase family protein; translated protein: MSLSSDFVEFIECLNRKRVEYLLVGGHALAFHGVPRFTKDIDFWVRPERANAARLLEALAEFGFSSTGLTVGDFAVAGKVVQLGIEPNRIDLITRVDGVEFDEAWAQRIATTYRGVALDVLSLPLLIANKRSTGRKQDALDAKTLEAVLARTKKG